A section of the Streptomyces sp. CG1 genome encodes:
- a CDS encoding ATP-binding protein encodes MSPTPSARRLRLGLPRRVFSQVLLMQVAVAAGVAVLATGLFLAPLSKQLDQEAMRRALAIAETTAQDPQIAEGVLTTPPAPDGAVQKEAERIRKATHAEYIVVLDRRGVRWSHTTPSEIGGHVSTDPSEALGGKQVMEIDNGTLGRSARGKVPLYDAGHRIIGAVSVGIAYDSVRARLISAIPGLFAYAGGALAVGALAAWLISRRVQRQTRDLAFSDISALLAEREAMLHGIREGVVALDRGGRVRLLNDEARRLLGIGDEAVGQTPDEALGAGRTTDVLAGRVSGTDLLTVRGQRVLVANRMPTGDGGAVATLRDRTELEQLGRELDSTRGLIDALRAQDHEHANRIHTLLGLLELEMYDDAVEFVGEVVGDHRVTAEQVTEKVRDPLLAALLVGKATVAAERGVALWVSERTRLPDRLIDPRGLVTVVGNLADNALDAVAGTLHARVEVELRAEGRAVVLRVRDTGPGIPADQRELIFTEGWSTKQPPAHGKRGIGLSLVRRLAERQGGSATAGVAKGGGAEFTVVLPEALTEPELNLVMTGESPEPAAVAEEEAR; translated from the coding sequence ATGAGCCCCACTCCCTCGGCACGCCGGTTGCGCCTCGGACTGCCCCGGCGGGTGTTCTCGCAGGTGCTGCTGATGCAGGTGGCGGTCGCCGCAGGGGTCGCGGTGCTCGCGACCGGGCTGTTCCTCGCGCCGCTGAGCAAGCAGCTGGACCAGGAGGCGATGCGCAGGGCGCTGGCGATCGCGGAGACCACGGCCCAGGACCCGCAGATCGCCGAGGGCGTCCTGACCACGCCGCCGGCACCGGACGGCGCGGTGCAGAAGGAGGCCGAGCGGATCCGGAAGGCCACGCACGCCGAGTACATCGTGGTGCTGGACCGGCGGGGCGTGCGCTGGTCGCACACCACGCCCTCGGAGATCGGCGGGCACGTCTCGACCGACCCCAGCGAGGCGCTGGGCGGCAAGCAGGTCATGGAGATCGACAACGGCACCCTGGGCCGCTCCGCCCGCGGCAAGGTGCCGTTGTACGACGCCGGCCACCGCATCATCGGGGCGGTCTCGGTCGGTATCGCCTACGACAGCGTGCGAGCGCGGCTGATCAGCGCGATCCCGGGCCTGTTCGCGTACGCCGGCGGTGCTCTCGCGGTGGGTGCGCTGGCCGCCTGGCTGATCTCCCGCCGGGTCCAGCGGCAGACCCGGGATCTGGCCTTCTCCGACATCTCGGCGCTGCTCGCGGAGCGCGAGGCGATGCTGCACGGCATCCGGGAGGGCGTGGTCGCGCTCGACCGGGGCGGCCGTGTCCGTCTGCTCAACGACGAGGCGCGACGGCTGCTGGGCATCGGCGACGAGGCCGTCGGGCAGACCCCCGACGAGGCGCTCGGCGCGGGCCGTACGACGGACGTCCTGGCCGGCCGGGTATCGGGCACCGATCTGCTCACCGTGCGCGGCCAGCGCGTACTGGTCGCCAACCGCATGCCCACCGGCGACGGCGGCGCCGTGGCCACCCTGCGCGACCGCACCGAGCTGGAGCAGCTGGGGCGCGAACTCGACTCCACGCGCGGGCTGATCGACGCCCTGCGCGCCCAGGACCACGAACATGCCAACCGCATCCACACCCTGCTCGGACTGCTGGAACTGGAGATGTACGACGACGCCGTGGAGTTCGTCGGCGAGGTGGTCGGCGACCACCGGGTCACCGCCGAGCAGGTCACCGAAAAGGTCCGGGATCCGCTGCTGGCCGCGCTGCTGGTCGGCAAGGCGACTGTCGCGGCCGAGCGCGGGGTCGCGCTGTGGGTGTCGGAGCGCACCCGGCTGCCGGACCGGTTGATCGATCCGCGCGGTCTGGTCACGGTGGTGGGCAACCTGGCGGACAACGCCCTCGACGCGGTCGCCGGCACGCTGCACGCGCGCGTGGAGGTCGAGTTGCGTGCCGAGGGCCGTGCGGTCGTGCTCAGAGTGCGCGACACGGGCCCCGGAATCCCGGCCGACCAGCGGGAGTTGATCTTCACCGAGGGGTGGTCCACCAAGCAGCCGCCGGCGCACGGCAAACGGGGCATCGGGCTCTCGCTGGTGCGCCGGCTCGCCGAACGGCAGGGCGGGAGCGCGACGGCGGGCGTGGCGAAGGGCGGCGGCGCGGAGTTCACCGTGGTCCTGCCGGAGGCCCTGACCGAGCCGGAGCTGAACCTCGTGATGACCGGCGAGTCCCCGGAACCCGCCGCCGTCGCCGAGGAGGAGGCGCGATGA
- a CDS encoding citrate synthase/methylcitrate synthase: MAINRTATPLIDAPRGLAGVVVTETEIGDVRGREGFYHYRQYSAVELARTRGFEDVWHLLAHGTLPHAERRAAFLAETAALRRLPEEVRAALPAIAAASRISGPLSGLRTGLSLLGSARQLRPVYDIDADRRRADTVAVCAAVPTLLTALYRLGQGLDPVEPREDLPYAANYLYMLNGEEPDPRRARAVEQYLISTIDHGFNASTFTARVIASTGADVAACLTGAVGALSGPLHGGAPSRALDTLDAIGTPERIDPWIRERVLAGDRIMGFGHAIYRTEDPRSRMLREIALGFGGPRVDLAVEVERRVEAILAELKPGRELHINVEFYAGVVMELCGLPREMFTPTFAAARVVGWSANILEQAADSKIIRPVARYVGPQPPVPVPAAL, encoded by the coding sequence ATGGCCATCAACAGGACCGCAACCCCGCTCATCGACGCACCGCGCGGACTCGCCGGCGTCGTCGTCACCGAGACCGAGATCGGTGACGTCCGGGGGCGCGAGGGCTTTTACCACTACCGCCAGTACTCGGCCGTCGAACTCGCGCGGACCCGCGGGTTCGAGGACGTCTGGCATCTCCTGGCCCACGGCACGCTCCCGCACGCGGAGCGCCGCGCCGCCTTCCTGGCCGAGACCGCGGCGCTGCGTCGGCTGCCCGAGGAGGTCCGTGCGGCGCTGCCCGCGATCGCCGCGGCGAGCCGCATCTCCGGCCCGCTGTCCGGGCTGCGTACGGGGCTGTCGCTGCTGGGGTCGGCGCGGCAGCTGCGACCGGTGTACGACATCGACGCGGACCGGCGGCGCGCCGACACCGTGGCCGTCTGTGCGGCCGTGCCCACGCTGCTCACCGCGCTGTACCGGCTCGGGCAGGGCCTCGACCCGGTCGAGCCGCGCGAGGATCTCCCGTACGCGGCCAACTACCTGTACATGCTCAACGGTGAGGAGCCCGATCCGCGGCGGGCCCGTGCGGTCGAGCAATACCTGATCTCCACCATTGACCATGGATTCAATGCATCAACCTTCACCGCCCGCGTCATCGCCTCCACCGGCGCCGACGTAGCGGCCTGTCTGACCGGAGCGGTGGGCGCCCTGTCGGGGCCGCTGCACGGAGGTGCTCCCAGCCGGGCCCTGGACACCCTGGACGCCATCGGCACGCCGGAACGGATCGACCCGTGGATCCGGGAGCGCGTGCTCGCCGGTGACCGGATCATGGGCTTCGGACACGCCATCTACCGCACGGAGGACCCCCGTTCGCGGATGCTGCGGGAGATCGCGCTCGGCTTCGGCGGTCCGCGCGTGGACCTGGCGGTGGAGGTGGAGCGCCGGGTCGAGGCGATTCTCGCCGAGCTGAAGCCCGGCCGTGAACTCCACATCAACGTCGAGTTCTACGCCGGCGTGGTCATGGAACTCTGCGGCCTGCCCCGCGAGATGTTCACCCCCACCTTCGCCGCCGCACGCGTGGTGGGCTGGAGCGCCAACATCCTGGAACAGGCGGCCGACTCGAAGATCATCCGGCCGGTGGCGCGGTACGTGGGACCCCAGCCGCCGGTCCCGGTACCGGCCGCGCTGTGA
- a CDS encoding GTP-binding protein, which translates to MGNSSGPQIPVVVLAGFLGSGKTTLLNHLLHRSGGSRIGAIVNDFGAIEIDAMAVAGALGDSTVSLGNGCLCCAVDASELDLYLDRLADPDTGIDVIVIEASGLAEPQELVRMLLASEHPRVVYGGLVEVVDAAEFDDTRARHPEIDRHLALADLVVVNKIDRATDGDRVLALVRSLADRAAVVPATYGRIDPEFLFDCRPSEERIGQLSFDDLHEHGDDGHDDDHAGHLHTGYDSLSFAADLPMEPRRLMRFLDSRPEGLYRIKGYVDFGPHDTVNRYAVHAVGPFLRFYPEPWPPAGARLTQLVLIGSGIDTSALGKELEACKNDAPHADEHGMWGVLRYVPGSDEADLEDPPARNPEDLPA; encoded by the coding sequence TTGGGGAACAGCAGCGGCCCGCAGATCCCGGTCGTCGTACTCGCCGGATTCCTGGGCTCGGGGAAGACCACGCTCCTCAACCACCTCCTGCACCGCAGCGGAGGCAGCCGTATCGGGGCGATCGTCAACGACTTCGGGGCCATCGAGATCGATGCCATGGCCGTCGCGGGCGCCCTCGGCGACTCGACCGTCTCGCTCGGCAACGGCTGCCTCTGCTGTGCCGTCGACGCGAGCGAGCTCGACCTCTACCTGGACCGGCTCGCCGACCCGGACACCGGCATCGATGTGATCGTCATCGAGGCCAGCGGGCTTGCCGAACCGCAGGAACTCGTGCGGATGCTGCTGGCCAGCGAGCATCCGAGGGTCGTCTACGGCGGCCTCGTCGAGGTCGTGGACGCCGCCGAGTTCGACGACACCCGAGCCCGGCACCCCGAGATCGACCGGCATCTGGCCCTCGCCGACCTGGTGGTGGTCAACAAAATCGACCGGGCCACGGATGGTGACCGGGTGCTCGCTCTGGTGCGGTCCCTCGCGGACCGCGCCGCCGTCGTCCCCGCCACCTACGGCCGTATCGACCCGGAGTTCCTCTTCGACTGCCGGCCGAGCGAGGAGCGGATCGGGCAGCTGTCCTTCGACGACCTGCACGAGCACGGCGACGACGGCCACGACGACGACCATGCCGGTCATCTGCACACCGGCTACGACAGCCTGTCCTTCGCAGCCGACCTGCCGATGGAACCCCGCAGGCTGATGCGGTTCCTCGACAGCCGTCCGGAGGGGCTGTACCGGATCAAGGGATATGTCGACTTCGGCCCCCACGACACCGTCAACCGGTACGCCGTCCACGCCGTAGGCCCGTTCCTCCGCTTCTACCCCGAGCCCTGGCCGCCCGCCGGCGCCCGCCTCACCCAGCTCGTCCTGATCGGCTCCGGCATCGACACGAGCGCCCTCGGCAAGGAGCTGGAGGCGTGCAAGAACGACGCCCCGCACGCCGACGAGCACGGCATGTGGGGCGTCCTGCGCTACGTACCGGGCTCGGACGAAGCGGATCTGGAAGATCCGCCCGCCCGGAACCCGGAAGACCTGCCCGCCTAG
- a CDS encoding DNA topoisomerase (ATP-hydrolyzing) subunit A: MARRSTKTPPPDDSYEEKILDIDVVDEMRGSYLEYAYSVIYSRALPDARDGLKPVHRRIVYQMNEMGVRPDRAYVKCARVVGEVMGKLHPHGDASIYDALVRMAQPFSMRVPLVDGHGNFGSLGNDDPPAAMRYTECRMAEATSLMTESIDEDTVDFAPNYDGQEQEPAALPAAFPNLLVNGSSGIAVGMATNMPPHNLGEVIAAARHLIRYPNADLDALMKHVPGPDLPTGGRIVGLDGIRDAYATGRGTFKIRATVSVETVTARRKGLVITELPFTVGPEKVIAKIKDLVNAKKVQGIADVKDLTDREHGLRLVIEVKNGFVPEAILEQLYKLTPLEESFGVNNVALVDGQPLTLGLKELLEVYLDHRFDVVRRRSEFRRGKRRDRLHLVEGLLTALVDIDEVIRLIRSSENSAQAKERLMERFSLSDVQTQYILDTPLRRLTKYDRIELEAEKAKLTAEIEELTRILDSDAELRKLVSAELAAVAKKFGTDRRTVLLESAGAPVATVPLQVADDPCRVLLSSTGLLARTATGEPFPERAGARRVKHDVIVSAVPATARGEIGAVTSAGRLLRINVVDLPQLPEATAAPNLSGGAPLAEFVSLEDDETVVCLITLDESSPGLALGTEQGVVKRVVPDYPSNKDELEVISLKEGDRIVGAVELRTGDEDLVFITDDAQLLRFQASIVRPQGRPAGGMAGIKLGEGAKVISFTAIDPAADAVVFTVAGSRGTLDDSVQTTAKLTPFDQYPRKGRATGGVRCQRFLKGEDCLALAWAGPVPALAAQKNGAPADLPELDPRRDGSGTSLPKTVSVVAGPVI; this comes from the coding sequence ATGGCCCGCCGCAGCACGAAGACCCCGCCGCCCGACGATTCCTACGAGGAGAAGATCCTCGATATCGACGTCGTGGACGAGATGCGTGGCTCCTACCTCGAGTACGCGTACTCGGTCATCTACTCGCGCGCCCTGCCGGACGCCCGTGACGGCCTCAAGCCGGTGCACCGCCGGATCGTCTACCAGATGAACGAGATGGGTGTCCGCCCGGACCGCGCCTATGTGAAGTGCGCGCGTGTCGTCGGCGAGGTCATGGGCAAGCTGCACCCGCACGGCGACGCGTCGATCTACGACGCCCTGGTGCGCATGGCCCAGCCGTTCTCCATGCGCGTGCCGCTGGTCGACGGCCACGGCAACTTCGGCTCGTTGGGCAACGACGACCCGCCGGCCGCCATGCGGTACACCGAGTGCCGGATGGCCGAGGCGACGAGCCTGATGACCGAGTCCATCGACGAGGACACGGTCGACTTCGCGCCCAACTACGACGGCCAGGAGCAAGAGCCGGCGGCACTGCCCGCCGCCTTCCCGAACCTGCTGGTGAACGGCTCCTCGGGCATCGCGGTGGGTATGGCGACGAACATGCCGCCGCACAACCTCGGCGAGGTGATCGCGGCCGCCCGCCACCTGATCCGGTATCCGAACGCGGATCTGGACGCGCTGATGAAGCACGTCCCGGGCCCTGACCTGCCCACCGGCGGCCGGATCGTCGGCCTGGACGGCATCCGGGACGCGTACGCGACGGGCCGCGGCACCTTCAAGATCCGGGCCACGGTGTCGGTGGAGACGGTGACGGCCCGCCGCAAGGGCCTGGTCATCACCGAACTTCCCTTCACGGTCGGCCCCGAGAAGGTCATCGCGAAGATCAAGGACCTGGTCAACGCGAAGAAGGTCCAGGGGATCGCCGACGTCAAGGACCTCACCGACCGCGAACACGGCCTGCGCCTGGTCATCGAGGTCAAGAACGGCTTCGTGCCGGAGGCGATCCTGGAGCAGCTCTACAAGCTGACCCCTTTGGAGGAGTCCTTCGGCGTCAACAACGTGGCGCTGGTGGACGGCCAGCCGCTCACGCTGGGCCTGAAGGAACTGCTGGAGGTCTACCTCGACCACCGCTTCGACGTCGTCCGGCGGCGCAGCGAGTTCCGCCGCGGCAAGCGCCGCGACCGGCTGCACCTGGTCGAGGGTCTGCTTACCGCGCTGGTCGACATCGACGAGGTCATCCGGCTGATCCGGTCCAGCGAGAACTCCGCGCAGGCCAAGGAGCGCCTGATGGAGCGCTTCTCGCTGAGCGACGTGCAGACGCAGTACATCCTCGACACGCCGCTGCGCCGGCTCACCAAGTACGACCGCATCGAGCTGGAGGCGGAGAAGGCCAAGCTCACGGCGGAGATCGAGGAGCTGACCCGGATCCTGGACTCCGACGCGGAGCTGCGCAAGCTGGTCTCGGCCGAACTGGCCGCCGTGGCCAAGAAGTTCGGCACCGACCGGCGTACGGTCCTGCTGGAGTCCGCGGGCGCGCCGGTGGCCACCGTGCCACTGCAGGTCGCCGACGACCCGTGCCGGGTGCTGCTGTCCTCGACGGGTCTGCTGGCCCGTACGGCGACCGGCGAACCGTTCCCGGAGCGGGCGGGCGCCAGGCGCGTCAAGCACGACGTGATCGTCTCGGCGGTCCCGGCGACCGCGCGCGGCGAGATCGGCGCGGTGACCTCGGCGGGCCGCCTGCTGCGGATCAACGTGGTCGACCTGCCCCAGCTGCCGGAGGCCACGGCGGCGCCGAACCTCTCGGGAGGCGCGCCGCTCGCGGAGTTCGTCTCCCTGGAGGACGACGAGACGGTGGTCTGCCTGATCACTCTGGACGAGTCGTCCCCGGGTCTCGCGCTCGGCACCGAGCAGGGTGTCGTCAAGCGCGTGGTGCCCGACTACCCGTCCAACAAGGACGAGTTGGAGGTCATCAGCCTCAAGGAGGGCGACCGGATCGTCGGCGCGGTGGAGCTGCGCACCGGCGACGAGGACCTGGTCTTCATCACCGACGACGCACAACTGCTGCGGTTCCAGGCGTCCATCGTGCGTCCGCAGGGCCGCCCGGCGGGCGGTATGGCGGGCATCAAACTCGGCGAGGGCGCGAAGGTCATCTCGTTCACGGCCATCGATCCGGCGGCCGACGCGGTGGTGTTCACGGTGGCGGGCTCGCGCGGCACGCTGGACGACTCGGTGCAGACGACGGCCAAACTGACCCCGTTCGACCAGTACCCGCGCAAGGGCCGGGCCACGGGTGGCGTGCGCTGCCAGCGGTTCCTGAAGGGCGAGGACTGCCTGGCGCTGGCCTGGGCGGGCCCGGTTCCGGCACTCGCGGCGCAGAAGAACGGCGCCCCGGCGGACCTGCCGGAGCTGGACCCGCGCCGGGACGGCTCCGGCACCTCGCTGCCGAAGACGGTGTCGGTGGTCGCGGGGCCGGTGATCTAG
- a CDS encoding M16 family metallopeptidase, producing MTELATMDFHPQPQPGEARPWAFPAPERTALDNGLTVLRCHRPGQQVVAVEVLLDAPLDAEPAGLDGVGTIMARAFSEGTDKHSAEEFAAELERAGATLDSHADHPGVRLSLEVPASRLAKGLGLLADALRAPAFAESEVERLVRNRLDEIPHELANPSRRAAKELSKELFPATSRMSRPRQGTEDTVEKIDATAVRAFYDRHVRPATGTAVVVGDLTGIDLDALLGDTLGAWTGTPGEPRPVPPVTADDTGRVVIVDRPGAVQTQLLIGRVGPDRHDRVWPAQVLGTYCLGGTLTSRLDRVLREEKGYTYGVRAFGQVLRSAPDSTGASMLAISGSVDTLNTGPALDDLWKVLRTLAADGLTDAERDVAVQNLVGVAPLKYETAAAVASTLADQVEQHLPDDFQATLYQQLAATGTVEATAAVVNAFPVDRLVTVLVGDAAQIKAPVEALGIGEVTVVAAE from the coding sequence GTGACCGAGCTCGCCACCATGGACTTCCACCCCCAGCCGCAGCCCGGCGAGGCCAGGCCGTGGGCGTTCCCGGCCCCCGAGCGCACCGCGCTCGACAACGGCCTGACGGTGCTGCGCTGCCACCGCCCCGGCCAGCAGGTCGTCGCCGTCGAGGTGCTGCTGGACGCGCCCCTGGACGCCGAGCCGGCCGGTCTGGACGGCGTCGGCACGATCATGGCGCGGGCCTTCTCCGAGGGCACCGACAAGCACTCCGCCGAGGAGTTCGCCGCCGAGCTGGAGCGCGCGGGCGCCACGCTGGACTCGCACGCCGACCACCCCGGTGTCCGGCTCAGCCTGGAGGTCCCGGCCTCCCGCCTGGCCAAGGGCCTCGGCCTGCTCGCCGACGCCCTGCGCGCGCCCGCGTTCGCCGAGAGCGAGGTCGAGCGGCTGGTCCGCAACCGCCTGGACGAGATCCCGCACGAGCTGGCGAACCCCTCCCGCCGCGCCGCCAAGGAACTCTCCAAGGAGCTGTTCCCGGCGACCTCGCGCATGTCCCGCCCGCGCCAGGGCACCGAGGACACGGTCGAGAAGATCGACGCCACCGCCGTACGTGCCTTCTACGACCGGCATGTACGCCCCGCCACGGGCACCGCGGTCGTGGTCGGCGACCTCACCGGGATCGACCTGGACGCCCTGCTCGGCGACACCCTGGGCGCCTGGACCGGCACCCCGGGCGAGCCGCGGCCCGTGCCGCCGGTGACCGCCGACGACACCGGGCGCGTGGTCATCGTGGACCGTCCCGGCGCGGTCCAGACGCAGCTGCTCATCGGCCGTGTCGGCCCCGACCGGCACGACCGCGTGTGGCCCGCCCAGGTGCTCGGCACCTACTGCCTCGGCGGCACCCTCACCTCCCGCCTGGACCGCGTCCTGCGCGAGGAGAAGGGCTACACCTACGGTGTGCGGGCGTTCGGGCAGGTCCTCCGCTCCGCCCCGGACAGCACCGGCGCCTCGATGCTCGCGATCAGCGGCTCTGTGGACACCCTCAACACCGGCCCGGCGCTGGACGACCTGTGGAAGGTGCTGCGCACCCTCGCCGCGGACGGCCTGACCGACGCCGAGCGGGACGTGGCCGTGCAGAACCTCGTCGGGGTGGCGCCGCTGAAGTACGAGACCGCGGCGGCCGTCGCGAGCACGCTGGCCGACCAGGTCGAGCAGCACCTGCCCGACGACTTCCAGGCGACGCTGTATCAGCAGCTGGCGGCGACGGGCACGGTGGAGGCCACGGCGGCCGTCGTGAACGCCTTCCCGGTGGACCGGCTGGTGACCGTCCTCGTCGGTGACGCCGCCCAGATCAAGGCGCCGGTGGAGGCGCTCGGCATCGGCGAAGTGACCGTGGTGGCGGCCGAGTAA
- a CDS encoding M16 family metallopeptidase: MPMGHTTTAEAGSGGLTATEHRLANGLRVVLSEDHLTPVAAVCLWYDVGSRHEVKGRTGLAHLFEHLMFQGSAQVKGNGHFELVQGAGGSLNGTTSFERTNYFETMPTHQLELALWLEADRMGSLLAALDDESMENQRDVVKNERRQRYDNVPYGTAFEKLTALSYPEGHPYHHTPIGSMADLDAATLEDARRFFRTYYAPNNAVLSVVGDIDPVQTLAWIEKYFGSIASHDGKPEPRDGSLPEVIGEQKREVVVEEVPARALMAAYRLPQDGTRACDAADLALTVLGGGESSRLYNRLVRRDRTAVAAGFGLLRLAGAPSMGWLDVKTSGDVEVPVIETAIDEELARFAEEGPTPEEMERAQAQLEREWLDRLGTVAGRADELCRFAVLFGDPQLALTAVKRVLEVTPEEVQEVAKARLRPDNRAVLVYEPLSADSAEHTEEAGRGEDPEQEATVEAGNENEETAK, from the coding sequence ATGCCCATGGGTCACACGACCACAGCCGAGGCAGGCTCCGGGGGCCTGACAGCGACCGAGCACCGCCTGGCCAACGGTCTGCGCGTGGTGCTCTCCGAGGACCACCTGACCCCGGTGGCGGCGGTCTGCCTCTGGTACGACGTCGGCTCCCGCCATGAAGTCAAGGGACGTACCGGCCTGGCTCACCTTTTCGAGCACTTGATGTTCCAGGGCTCCGCGCAGGTCAAGGGCAACGGCCACTTCGAGCTGGTGCAGGGCGCCGGCGGCTCGCTCAACGGCACCACCAGCTTCGAGCGCACCAACTACTTCGAGACCATGCCCACCCACCAGCTGGAGCTCGCCCTCTGGCTGGAGGCGGACCGCATGGGCTCGCTGCTGGCCGCCCTGGACGACGAGTCCATGGAGAACCAGCGGGACGTCGTCAAGAACGAACGCCGCCAGCGCTACGACAACGTCCCCTACGGCACCGCCTTCGAGAAGCTGACCGCCCTGTCGTACCCGGAGGGCCACCCCTACCACCACACGCCGATCGGCTCGATGGCGGACCTGGACGCGGCCACCCTGGAGGACGCCCGCCGGTTCTTCCGCACCTACTACGCGCCGAACAACGCGGTGCTCTCCGTGGTCGGCGACATCGACCCCGTGCAGACCCTCGCCTGGATCGAGAAGTACTTCGGGTCGATCGCGTCCCACGACGGCAAGCCCGAGCCGCGCGACGGCTCGCTGCCGGAGGTCATCGGCGAGCAGAAGCGCGAGGTCGTCGTCGAGGAGGTCCCGGCGCGCGCGCTGATGGCCGCCTACCGGCTCCCGCAGGACGGCACGCGCGCGTGCGACGCGGCCGACCTGGCCCTGACCGTCCTCGGCGGCGGCGAGTCCTCCCGGCTGTACAACCGGCTGGTGCGCCGCGACCGCACGGCCGTCGCGGCCGGCTTCGGACTGCTGCGCCTCGCCGGTGCGCCCTCGATGGGGTGGCTGGACGTGAAGACCTCCGGTGACGTCGAGGTGCCGGTCATCGAGACGGCCATCGACGAGGAGCTGGCCCGGTTCGCAGAGGAGGGCCCCACACCCGAGGAAATGGAGCGCGCCCAGGCCCAGTTGGAGCGCGAGTGGCTGGACCGGCTCGGCACGGTCGCCGGCCGCGCCGACGAACTGTGCCGGTTCGCCGTCCTGTTCGGCGACCCGCAGCTCGCCCTGACCGCCGTCAAGCGCGTCCTGGAGGTCACCCCCGAGGAGGTCCAGGAGGTCGCCAAGGCCCGCCTGCGCCCCGACAACCGCGCGGTCCTCGTCTACGAGCCGCTGTCCGCCGATTCCGCCGAGCACACCGAGGAGGCGGGGCGCGGTGAGGACCCGGAGCAGGAAGCGACCGTAGAGGCCGGAAACGAGAACGAGGAGACGGCCAAGTGA
- a CDS encoding citrate synthase, producing the protein MRDHEPAPGRPGRRLTTKETAELLGVKPETVYAYVSRGLLSSRREPGGRASTFEAKEVEALARRHRREAAGSPGSGGDLSVRTRITLIEQDRYYFRGVDAVELALRHSYEEVAEWLWTAQLTPGVTFAAPGPTVEVARRAVNALSEHASPTDRLRVAAIAAAAEDPLRFDLSEDAVLNTARILIPTLVAALPPARHAHKDDGPLAHRLWGRLTAHPADEASLRVLDTALALLADHDLAASTLAVRVAASARAHAYAAVSAGLGVLEGPLHGAASGVAHRMLLDVLDQGTAVPVIADELRAGRRVPGLGHRLYAGEDPRASVLFGLLEQVPRAESALLAARDIVATTARHTPLHANVDLALAVFTASSGMPATAGETIFAVARTAGWIAHALEEYGERPLRMRPVGHYVGVRPPQPLPAT; encoded by the coding sequence ATGCGTGATCACGAACCCGCTCCCGGCCGTCCCGGGCGAAGGCTGACCACCAAGGAGACCGCAGAACTGCTCGGCGTGAAGCCGGAGACGGTGTACGCGTACGTGAGCCGCGGCCTGCTCAGCAGCAGACGCGAGCCCGGCGGCCGTGCCAGCACCTTCGAGGCGAAGGAGGTCGAGGCCCTCGCCCGGCGCCACCGGCGCGAGGCGGCCGGAAGCCCCGGCTCCGGCGGAGACCTGTCCGTGCGGACCCGCATCACGCTGATCGAGCAGGACCGGTACTACTTCCGGGGCGTGGACGCCGTCGAGCTGGCTCTCCGGCACTCCTACGAGGAGGTCGCGGAGTGGCTGTGGACGGCCCAACTGACCCCGGGCGTCACGTTCGCCGCGCCCGGCCCCACCGTCGAGGTCGCCCGCCGCGCGGTGAACGCCCTGTCCGAGCACGCCTCCCCCACCGACCGGCTGCGCGTGGCGGCGATCGCCGCGGCGGCCGAGGACCCGCTGCGCTTCGACCTGTCAGAAGACGCGGTGCTCAACACCGCGCGGATCCTCATCCCCACGCTCGTCGCCGCGCTGCCGCCGGCCCGGCACGCCCACAAGGACGACGGGCCGCTCGCCCACCGGCTCTGGGGCCGGCTGACCGCCCACCCCGCCGACGAGGCGTCCCTGCGTGTCCTGGACACCGCGCTCGCCCTGCTCGCCGACCACGACCTGGCCGCCTCCACGCTCGCGGTCCGCGTCGCCGCCTCGGCCCGCGCACACGCCTATGCGGCCGTCTCGGCCGGGCTCGGCGTCCTGGAGGGCCCGCTGCACGGGGCCGCGAGCGGGGTGGCCCACCGCATGCTGCTCGACGTGCTCGACCAGGGCACGGCGGTCCCGGTGATCGCAGACGAGTTGCGCGCGGGCCGCCGCGTCCCCGGACTCGGCCACCGGCTGTACGCGGGCGAGGATCCCCGCGCGAGCGTGCTGTTCGGCCTCCTGGAGCAGGTCCCACGCGCGGAGTCGGCCCTGCTGGCCGCCCGGGACATCGTCGCCACGACCGCCCGGCACACTCCCCTGCACGCCAATGTCGATCTGGCTCTGGCGGTGTTCACCGCGTCCAGCGGTATGCCCGCCACCGCTGGGGAGACGATCTTCGCCGTCGCCCGGACGGCGGGCTGGATCGCACACGCCTTGGAGGAGTACGGCGAGCGCCCCCTGCGCATGCGCCCCGTCGGCCACTACGTCGGCGTTCGGCCCCCGCAGCCGCTCCCGGCAACCTGA